One Colius striatus isolate bColStr4 chromosome 7, bColStr4.1.hap1, whole genome shotgun sequence DNA segment encodes these proteins:
- the PCSK6 gene encoding proprotein convertase subtilisin/kexin type 6 isoform X2, which translates to MDPKVEWLQQQEVKRRVKRQALPFNDPVWPNMWYLDPLASYDVNGNDHDPTPRYDASNENKHGTRCAGEVAAAANNSYCIVGIAYNARIGGIRMLDGDVTDVVEAKSLGIRPDYIDIYSASWGPDDDGKTVDGPGLLAKQAFEHGIKKGRRGLGSIFVWASGNGGREGDYCSCDGYTNSIYTISISSTTENGYKPWYLEECASTLATTYSSGAFYERKIVTTDLRHRCTDGHTGTSVSAPMVAGIIALALEANPLLTWRDVQHLLVKTSRPVHLRAADWKTNGAGHKVSHLYGFGLVDADAIVVEAKKWKAVPPQHVCVGSLDRVPKYIRAEHVLRASTLSSACAEQRNQHVLYLEHVVVRLSIAHPRRGDLQISLISPAGTRSQLLARRVFDHSNEGFKGWEFMTVHCWGERAAGEWTLEIHDTPSQVRNPAMHGKLKEWSLIFYGTAEHPYGTPGSPQPRGRGLEGPEMEPSRAAFLQSQVEVVEEEEEYTGLCHPECGDQGCDGPNADQCLNCIHYSLGSVKTGRMCVSSCPAGFFGDEGARRCRRCHKGCERCAGRGAGQCTACKRSLYHHQETGTCVGLCPHGFYAEERQKRCLKCHQSCKKCVGEADRCTACKDGFSLAGESCVPECQPTMYLSREPRRCESCPASTGPGEEDCAACTPEASAPHWRCVPACREGFYPADSHGLPNKVCKRCDDHCSACEGSSGNCLKCKEGFSLLGGSCVTNETCTNADKTFCEMVKSNKLCEKKLFVQFCCQTCLMAG; encoded by the exons ATGGACCCCAAG GTggagtggctgcagcagcaggaggtgaaGCGGCGGGTGAAGCGCCAGGCCCTGCCCTTCAACGACCCGGTGTGGCCCAACATGTGGTACCTG GACCCACTTGCAAGCTACGACGTCAACGGGAACGACCACGACCCGACTCCACGCTACGATGCCAGCAATGAGAACAA ACATGGCACTCGCTGCGCGGGGGAAGTGGCGGCAGCAGCCAACAACTCCTACTGCATCGTGGGCATCGCCTACAACGCCCGCATCGGAG GCATTCGTATGTTAGATGGCGATGTAACAGATGTTGTTGAAGCGAAGTCGCTTGGCATCAGACCCGATTACATTGACATTTACAGCGCGAGCTGGGGGCCAGATGATGATGGGAAGACAGTTGATGGACCTGGTCTATTGGCCAAACAGGCTTTTGAGCATGGCATTAAAAAG GGCCGCAGGGGTTTGGGATCCATCTTCGTCTGGGCGTCAGGGAACGGCGGCAGAGAGGGCGACTACTGCTCCTGTGATGGCTACACCAACAGCATCTACACCATCTCCATCAGCAGCACCACTGAGAATGGCTACAAGCCCTGGTACCTGGAGGAGTGTGCCTCCACCCTCGCCACCACCTACAGCAGTGGGGCCTTTTATGAGAGGAAAATA GTCACCACAGACCTCCGGCACCGCTGCACTGACGGCCACACCGGCACCTCCGTGTCTGCCCCCATGGTCGCAGGCATCATCGCTTTGGCTTTGGAGGCCAA CCCCCTGCTCACCTGGAGGGACGTCCAACATCTGCTGGTCAAAACCTCACGGCCGGTGCACCTGCGAGCAGCTGACTGGAAGACCAACGGTGCAGGGCATAAAG TTAGCCATCTATATGGCTTTGGTCTGGTGGATGCAGATGCTATTGTGGTGGAAGCCAAGAAGTGGAAGGCAGTCCCTCCCCAGCACGTCTGCGTGGGAAGCCTGGACAGGGTGCCCAA GTACATCCGTGCTGAGCACGTGCTGCGTGCCAGCACCCTGAGCAGCGCCTGCGCCGAGCAGCGCAACCAGCACGTCCTGTACCTGGAGCACGTCGTGGTGCGGCTCAGCATCGCGCACCCGCGCCGGGGTGACCTCCAGATCAGCCTCATCTCTCCAGCAGGGACCAGGTCACAGCTCCTCGCCAGGAG GGTGTTCGACCACTCCAACGAGGGGTTCAAGGGCTGGGAGTTCATGACTGTCCACTGCTGGGGGGAGAGGGCAGCGGGGGAGTGGACCCTGGAGATCCACGACACACCGTCCCAAGTGCGCAACCCTGCCATGCACG gaaagctgaagGAGTGGAGCCTCATCTTCTACGGGACAGCCGAGCACCCATACGGCACGCcgggcagcccccagccccgcgggagggggctggaggggccGGAGATGGAGCCCTCCAGAGCTGCCTTCCTGCAGAGCCAAGtggaggtggtggaggaggaggaggagtacACAG GTCTGTGCCACCCTGAGTGTGGTGACCAGGGCTGTGACGGCCCCAACGCTGACCAGTGCCTGAACTGCATCCACTACAGCCTGGGCAGTGTCAAAACTGGAAG GATGTGTGTGAGCTCGTGCCCTGCCGGGTTTTTCGGCGATGAGGGTGCGCGGAGGTGCCGCCGGTGCCACAAGGGCTGCGAGCGCTGTGCCGGGAGGGGAGCGGGCCAGTGCACCGCCTGCAAGAGGAGCCTCTACCATCACCAGGAGACGGGCACCTGCGTGGGGCTCTGCCCACACGGCTTTTACGCCGAGGAAC GTCAGAAACGCTGTCTGAAATGTCACCAGAGCTGTAAAAAATGTGTCGGGGAGGCGGATAGATGCACTGCATGCAAAGATGGATTCAG CCTGGCAGGAGAGAGTTGCGTGCCTGAGTGCCAGCCCACCATGTACCTCAGCCGGGAGCCGCGGCGGTGCGAGTCCTGCCCCGCCAGCACAG ggccAGGTGAGGAGGACTGTGCAGCCTGTACCCCCGAGGCCTCTGCACCCCACTGGCGCTGTGTCCCCGCTTGCCGTGAGGGCTTCTACCCAGCCGACAGCCACGGGCTGCCCAACAAAGTCTGCAAGAG GTGTGACGACCACTGCTCAGCCTGTGAGGGCTCCAGTGGAAACTGCCTCAAGTGTAAAGAAGGTTTCAGCCTCCTCGGGGGCTCCTGTGTAACAAATGAAACCTGCACCAATG CTGACAAGACTTTCTGTGAGATGGTGAAATCAAACAAGCTCTGTGAAAAGAAGCTGTTTGTGCAGTTCTGCTGTCAGACGTGTCTTATGGCTGGGTAA
- the PCSK6 gene encoding proprotein convertase subtilisin/kexin type 6 isoform X1, producing MDPKVEWLQQQEVKRRVKRQALPFNDPVWPNMWYLHCGDKSSRCRSEMNVLAAWQRGYSGKNVVVTILDDGIERNHPDLLQNYDPLASYDVNGNDHDPTPRYDASNENKHGTRCAGEVAAAANNSYCIVGIAYNARIGGIRMLDGDVTDVVEAKSLGIRPDYIDIYSASWGPDDDGKTVDGPGLLAKQAFEHGIKKGRRGLGSIFVWASGNGGREGDYCSCDGYTNSIYTISISSTTENGYKPWYLEECASTLATTYSSGAFYERKIVTTDLRHRCTDGHTGTSVSAPMVAGIIALALEANPLLTWRDVQHLLVKTSRPVHLRAADWKTNGAGHKVSHLYGFGLVDADAIVVEAKKWKAVPPQHVCVGSLDRVPKYIRAEHVLRASTLSSACAEQRNQHVLYLEHVVVRLSIAHPRRGDLQISLISPAGTRSQLLARRVFDHSNEGFKGWEFMTVHCWGERAAGEWTLEIHDTPSQVRNPAMHGKLKEWSLIFYGTAEHPYGTPGSPQPRGRGLEGPEMEPSRAAFLQSQVEVVEEEEEYTGLCHPECGDQGCDGPNADQCLNCIHYSLGSVKTGRMCVSSCPAGFFGDEGARRCRRCHKGCERCAGRGAGQCTACKRSLYHHQETGTCVGLCPHGFYAEERQKRCLKCHQSCKKCVGEADRCTACKDGFSLAGESCVPECQPTMYLSREPRRCESCPASTGPGEEDCAACTPEASAPHWRCVPACREGFYPADSHGLPNKVCKRCDDHCSACEGSSGNCLKCKEGFSLLGGSCVTNETCTNADKTFCEMVKSNKLCEKKLFVQFCCQTCLMAG from the exons ATGGACCCCAAG GTggagtggctgcagcagcaggaggtgaaGCGGCGGGTGAAGCGCCAGGCCCTGCCCTTCAACGACCCGGTGTGGCCCAACATGTGGTACCTG CACTGTGGAGATAAAAGCAGTCGCTGCAGGTCGGAGATGAATGTCCTGGCAGCCTGGCAGAGAGGTTACAGTGGCAAAAATGTGGTGGTCACCATCCTCGATGACGGCATAGAGCGAAACCACCCCGACCTCCTGCAGAACTAT GACCCACTTGCAAGCTACGACGTCAACGGGAACGACCACGACCCGACTCCACGCTACGATGCCAGCAATGAGAACAA ACATGGCACTCGCTGCGCGGGGGAAGTGGCGGCAGCAGCCAACAACTCCTACTGCATCGTGGGCATCGCCTACAACGCCCGCATCGGAG GCATTCGTATGTTAGATGGCGATGTAACAGATGTTGTTGAAGCGAAGTCGCTTGGCATCAGACCCGATTACATTGACATTTACAGCGCGAGCTGGGGGCCAGATGATGATGGGAAGACAGTTGATGGACCTGGTCTATTGGCCAAACAGGCTTTTGAGCATGGCATTAAAAAG GGCCGCAGGGGTTTGGGATCCATCTTCGTCTGGGCGTCAGGGAACGGCGGCAGAGAGGGCGACTACTGCTCCTGTGATGGCTACACCAACAGCATCTACACCATCTCCATCAGCAGCACCACTGAGAATGGCTACAAGCCCTGGTACCTGGAGGAGTGTGCCTCCACCCTCGCCACCACCTACAGCAGTGGGGCCTTTTATGAGAGGAAAATA GTCACCACAGACCTCCGGCACCGCTGCACTGACGGCCACACCGGCACCTCCGTGTCTGCCCCCATGGTCGCAGGCATCATCGCTTTGGCTTTGGAGGCCAA CCCCCTGCTCACCTGGAGGGACGTCCAACATCTGCTGGTCAAAACCTCACGGCCGGTGCACCTGCGAGCAGCTGACTGGAAGACCAACGGTGCAGGGCATAAAG TTAGCCATCTATATGGCTTTGGTCTGGTGGATGCAGATGCTATTGTGGTGGAAGCCAAGAAGTGGAAGGCAGTCCCTCCCCAGCACGTCTGCGTGGGAAGCCTGGACAGGGTGCCCAA GTACATCCGTGCTGAGCACGTGCTGCGTGCCAGCACCCTGAGCAGCGCCTGCGCCGAGCAGCGCAACCAGCACGTCCTGTACCTGGAGCACGTCGTGGTGCGGCTCAGCATCGCGCACCCGCGCCGGGGTGACCTCCAGATCAGCCTCATCTCTCCAGCAGGGACCAGGTCACAGCTCCTCGCCAGGAG GGTGTTCGACCACTCCAACGAGGGGTTCAAGGGCTGGGAGTTCATGACTGTCCACTGCTGGGGGGAGAGGGCAGCGGGGGAGTGGACCCTGGAGATCCACGACACACCGTCCCAAGTGCGCAACCCTGCCATGCACG gaaagctgaagGAGTGGAGCCTCATCTTCTACGGGACAGCCGAGCACCCATACGGCACGCcgggcagcccccagccccgcgggagggggctggaggggccGGAGATGGAGCCCTCCAGAGCTGCCTTCCTGCAGAGCCAAGtggaggtggtggaggaggaggaggagtacACAG GTCTGTGCCACCCTGAGTGTGGTGACCAGGGCTGTGACGGCCCCAACGCTGACCAGTGCCTGAACTGCATCCACTACAGCCTGGGCAGTGTCAAAACTGGAAG GATGTGTGTGAGCTCGTGCCCTGCCGGGTTTTTCGGCGATGAGGGTGCGCGGAGGTGCCGCCGGTGCCACAAGGGCTGCGAGCGCTGTGCCGGGAGGGGAGCGGGCCAGTGCACCGCCTGCAAGAGGAGCCTCTACCATCACCAGGAGACGGGCACCTGCGTGGGGCTCTGCCCACACGGCTTTTACGCCGAGGAAC GTCAGAAACGCTGTCTGAAATGTCACCAGAGCTGTAAAAAATGTGTCGGGGAGGCGGATAGATGCACTGCATGCAAAGATGGATTCAG CCTGGCAGGAGAGAGTTGCGTGCCTGAGTGCCAGCCCACCATGTACCTCAGCCGGGAGCCGCGGCGGTGCGAGTCCTGCCCCGCCAGCACAG ggccAGGTGAGGAGGACTGTGCAGCCTGTACCCCCGAGGCCTCTGCACCCCACTGGCGCTGTGTCCCCGCTTGCCGTGAGGGCTTCTACCCAGCCGACAGCCACGGGCTGCCCAACAAAGTCTGCAAGAG GTGTGACGACCACTGCTCAGCCTGTGAGGGCTCCAGTGGAAACTGCCTCAAGTGTAAAGAAGGTTTCAGCCTCCTCGGGGGCTCCTGTGTAACAAATGAAACCTGCACCAATG CTGACAAGACTTTCTGTGAGATGGTGAAATCAAACAAGCTCTGTGAAAAGAAGCTGTTTGTGCAGTTCTGCTGTCAGACGTGTCTTATGGCTGGGTAA
- the PCSK6 gene encoding proprotein convertase subtilisin/kexin type 6 isoform X3: MDPKDPLASYDVNGNDHDPTPRYDASNENKHGTRCAGEVAAAANNSYCIVGIAYNARIGGIRMLDGDVTDVVEAKSLGIRPDYIDIYSASWGPDDDGKTVDGPGLLAKQAFEHGIKKGRRGLGSIFVWASGNGGREGDYCSCDGYTNSIYTISISSTTENGYKPWYLEECASTLATTYSSGAFYERKIVTTDLRHRCTDGHTGTSVSAPMVAGIIALALEANPLLTWRDVQHLLVKTSRPVHLRAADWKTNGAGHKVSHLYGFGLVDADAIVVEAKKWKAVPPQHVCVGSLDRVPKYIRAEHVLRASTLSSACAEQRNQHVLYLEHVVVRLSIAHPRRGDLQISLISPAGTRSQLLARRVFDHSNEGFKGWEFMTVHCWGERAAGEWTLEIHDTPSQVRNPAMHGKLKEWSLIFYGTAEHPYGTPGSPQPRGRGLEGPEMEPSRAAFLQSQVEVVEEEEEYTGLCHPECGDQGCDGPNADQCLNCIHYSLGSVKTGRMCVSSCPAGFFGDEGARRCRRCHKGCERCAGRGAGQCTACKRSLYHHQETGTCVGLCPHGFYAEERQKRCLKCHQSCKKCVGEADRCTACKDGFSLAGESCVPECQPTMYLSREPRRCESCPASTGPGEEDCAACTPEASAPHWRCVPACREGFYPADSHGLPNKVCKRCDDHCSACEGSSGNCLKCKEGFSLLGGSCVTNETCTNADKTFCEMVKSNKLCEKKLFVQFCCQTCLMAG, translated from the exons ATGGACCCCAAG GACCCACTTGCAAGCTACGACGTCAACGGGAACGACCACGACCCGACTCCACGCTACGATGCCAGCAATGAGAACAA ACATGGCACTCGCTGCGCGGGGGAAGTGGCGGCAGCAGCCAACAACTCCTACTGCATCGTGGGCATCGCCTACAACGCCCGCATCGGAG GCATTCGTATGTTAGATGGCGATGTAACAGATGTTGTTGAAGCGAAGTCGCTTGGCATCAGACCCGATTACATTGACATTTACAGCGCGAGCTGGGGGCCAGATGATGATGGGAAGACAGTTGATGGACCTGGTCTATTGGCCAAACAGGCTTTTGAGCATGGCATTAAAAAG GGCCGCAGGGGTTTGGGATCCATCTTCGTCTGGGCGTCAGGGAACGGCGGCAGAGAGGGCGACTACTGCTCCTGTGATGGCTACACCAACAGCATCTACACCATCTCCATCAGCAGCACCACTGAGAATGGCTACAAGCCCTGGTACCTGGAGGAGTGTGCCTCCACCCTCGCCACCACCTACAGCAGTGGGGCCTTTTATGAGAGGAAAATA GTCACCACAGACCTCCGGCACCGCTGCACTGACGGCCACACCGGCACCTCCGTGTCTGCCCCCATGGTCGCAGGCATCATCGCTTTGGCTTTGGAGGCCAA CCCCCTGCTCACCTGGAGGGACGTCCAACATCTGCTGGTCAAAACCTCACGGCCGGTGCACCTGCGAGCAGCTGACTGGAAGACCAACGGTGCAGGGCATAAAG TTAGCCATCTATATGGCTTTGGTCTGGTGGATGCAGATGCTATTGTGGTGGAAGCCAAGAAGTGGAAGGCAGTCCCTCCCCAGCACGTCTGCGTGGGAAGCCTGGACAGGGTGCCCAA GTACATCCGTGCTGAGCACGTGCTGCGTGCCAGCACCCTGAGCAGCGCCTGCGCCGAGCAGCGCAACCAGCACGTCCTGTACCTGGAGCACGTCGTGGTGCGGCTCAGCATCGCGCACCCGCGCCGGGGTGACCTCCAGATCAGCCTCATCTCTCCAGCAGGGACCAGGTCACAGCTCCTCGCCAGGAG GGTGTTCGACCACTCCAACGAGGGGTTCAAGGGCTGGGAGTTCATGACTGTCCACTGCTGGGGGGAGAGGGCAGCGGGGGAGTGGACCCTGGAGATCCACGACACACCGTCCCAAGTGCGCAACCCTGCCATGCACG gaaagctgaagGAGTGGAGCCTCATCTTCTACGGGACAGCCGAGCACCCATACGGCACGCcgggcagcccccagccccgcgggagggggctggaggggccGGAGATGGAGCCCTCCAGAGCTGCCTTCCTGCAGAGCCAAGtggaggtggtggaggaggaggaggagtacACAG GTCTGTGCCACCCTGAGTGTGGTGACCAGGGCTGTGACGGCCCCAACGCTGACCAGTGCCTGAACTGCATCCACTACAGCCTGGGCAGTGTCAAAACTGGAAG GATGTGTGTGAGCTCGTGCCCTGCCGGGTTTTTCGGCGATGAGGGTGCGCGGAGGTGCCGCCGGTGCCACAAGGGCTGCGAGCGCTGTGCCGGGAGGGGAGCGGGCCAGTGCACCGCCTGCAAGAGGAGCCTCTACCATCACCAGGAGACGGGCACCTGCGTGGGGCTCTGCCCACACGGCTTTTACGCCGAGGAAC GTCAGAAACGCTGTCTGAAATGTCACCAGAGCTGTAAAAAATGTGTCGGGGAGGCGGATAGATGCACTGCATGCAAAGATGGATTCAG CCTGGCAGGAGAGAGTTGCGTGCCTGAGTGCCAGCCCACCATGTACCTCAGCCGGGAGCCGCGGCGGTGCGAGTCCTGCCCCGCCAGCACAG ggccAGGTGAGGAGGACTGTGCAGCCTGTACCCCCGAGGCCTCTGCACCCCACTGGCGCTGTGTCCCCGCTTGCCGTGAGGGCTTCTACCCAGCCGACAGCCACGGGCTGCCCAACAAAGTCTGCAAGAG GTGTGACGACCACTGCTCAGCCTGTGAGGGCTCCAGTGGAAACTGCCTCAAGTGTAAAGAAGGTTTCAGCCTCCTCGGGGGCTCCTGTGTAACAAATGAAACCTGCACCAATG CTGACAAGACTTTCTGTGAGATGGTGAAATCAAACAAGCTCTGTGAAAAGAAGCTGTTTGTGCAGTTCTGCTGTCAGACGTGTCTTATGGCTGGGTAA